From a region of the Castanea sativa cultivar Marrone di Chiusa Pesio chromosome 10, ASM4071231v1 genome:
- the LOC142612454 gene encoding uncharacterized protein LOC142612454: MIMGGTTTSGSSKKARKTYLRMVQNIQLTGFIPKMARVDNPIIEFSKKDARCLHHPHDDALVVSIRVGDYNTYRVLVDNRSSVDILYYSTFQQMRIERERLVLTNAPLVVDCSSAYNTILGRHTFNSWKAVTSTYYLMIKFPNEYRVGEVRRDQVATRECYIAMLEMDNHLQTMSI, encoded by the coding sequence ATGATTATGGGAGGAACTACAACTTCTGGCTCATCTAAAAAGGCTCGCAAGACTTACCTAAGgatggtgcagaacatccagctgACAGGCTTCATCCCAAAGATGGCGCGAGTCGACAACCCCATCATTGAATTCTCAAAGAAGGATGCTCGATGTctccaccacccacatgacgatgcACTTGTTGTTAGCATACGAGTAGGGGACTACAACACATATCGGGTCCTGGTTGACAACAGAAGCTCTGTtgacatcctctactactcGACATTCCAGCAGATGAGGATTGAAAGAGAACGGCTGGTTCTGACCAACGCCCCGCTTGTGGTCGACTGCTCGTCTGCCTACAATACCATCCTAGGACGACATACCTTCAACTCATGGAAGGCTGTGACTTCAACTTATTACCTAATGATTAAGTTCCCCAATGAGTACAGAGTTGGAGAAGTACGCAGGGATCAAGTGGCAACACGCGAGTGTTACATAGCAATGTTGGAGATGGACAACCATCTACAGACCATGAGCATATAA
- the LOC142612455 gene encoding uncharacterized protein LOC142612455 translates to MNALRGQVFNDLNELVHRTNSPFTASVTSLPLLLKFRMSRVKAYDGSKDPLDHLESFKTLMHLQGVADEIMYRAFLTTLKGPANVWFSRLTPNSINTFKELSAQFASHFIGGQMYKKSIACLMSIKQREDETLRSYITCFNKEAFSIDEADDKRLVAAFTNGLQKEKPKKRERQEEAWQDRGRKTTRTEDQREDRRSKPPTRRFASFTPLNATIDQVLMHIKDEGVLTFPGKLKGDPNKRSRDKYCRFHRDRGHDMSDCYDLKQQIETLIRQGKLQRFISKERTDAPQEQVAQRENEHPRRP, encoded by the exons atgaacgccctcagaggacAGGTGTTTAACGACCTCAACGAATTGGTCCATCGGACGAATTCACCCTTCACTGCATCTGTCACTTCATTGCCCCTTTTGCTGAAGTTTCGCATGTCGCGGGTAAAGGCTTACGACGGATCTAAGGATCCTTTagatcacctggagtctttcaaAACCTTGATGCACTTGCAAGGCGTGGCAGATGAGATTATGTACCGAGCCTTTCTAACTACGTTAAAGGGTCCCGCAAATGTATGGTTTAGCAGGTTGACGCCAAACTCCATCAACACCTTTAAAGAGTTGAGCGCACAGTTCGCTTCACACTTTATCGGGGGGCAAATGTATAAGAAGTCCATTGCATGCCTGATGAGTATCAAGCAACGGGAGGATGAGACGCTGAGGTCTTACATAACTTGCTTTAACAAGGAGGCCTTCTCGATTGATGAAGCTGACGACAAGAGACTCGTGGCTGCATTCACCAATGGGTTACAGAAGG AGAAGCCTAAGAAGAGGGAAAGACAGGAGGAAGCATGGCAAGATAGGGGACGAAAGACAACAAGGACTGAAGACCAACGGGAGGATAGGCGCTCCAAACCCCCCACTAGGAGGTTCGCAAGCTTCACCCCGCTAAATGCCACAATCGATCAAGTCTTGATGCATATCAAGGACGAAGGAGTCTTGACATTTCctggcaagttgaagggagaccccaataAGAGGTCCAGAGACAAGTATTGCCGTTTTCACCGTGATCGTGGCCATGATATGTCTGACTGCTACGATttgaagcaacaaatagaaACTCTTATCAGACAAGGAAAGTTGCAGAGGTTCATCAGCAAGGAAAGGACAGATGCGCCACAAGAACAGGTTGCTCAGAGGGAAAACGAACATCCTAGACGCCCCTAG